The DNA sequence CACCTCCAGCCCCCGGCACCACGGCGTCCAGGCGGTCCTGCTCGCGGTGAGCGTCGATGAACTGGCACCTCCGGGTGTGGTCTCTCTGGCGAACAAGGCCGTCGCTTTTTTCGGGACTTCTCGTTCCTGCCGCACGAGGTCGTTCTCTTTGCCGAGGCTCCGAATCTCCTGCTGCTCTGGGGTCAGCACCTGCTTCCCCTGACCGGAACAGGCCGCCTCACCCTTCTCCTGATCGGCGTTCATCCCCTGGCGCAGCAGGGAGACGTCGATCCCCAGGTCGCGGGCCGTGCCGGTGATGTTGCCCCTGGTTCGGGCGCGCCCTCCGGACGTAACGCTTGAACTCGGCGCTGTGGGTCGTGCGGTGGGTCATGAGGATGCCTCCTCTCTTCGAGGCTTAGCCCCTTCTCCGCCATACCGGGTCACCCTCACTTCCAGGCTATCCTTTCCCGCCCTCACCAGGATTTGCTACACTCCCAGGGTTGCTTGGCCCCCGCCACCGTTTTCCCCTCTCCCACAGGAAAGCCCGGCGAGCGTGAGGCGGCCAAAGACAGTTGGAGGAAAACACCCATATGGAACTGAGAGCCGTCCCCCGCAAGAGCCAGGAGAAGCTGGCCGCAGGTCTGATCCCCGCCGTCGCCTACAACAAGGAGCACAACGTCTCCTTCGCCCTCGACCTCAAGACCTTCGACCGGGCCTTTCGTCAGCAGGGCACGACGGGCATCTTCGACATCACCATCGAGGGCGGCGAGACCTTCCCGGCGCTCGTCAAGACCGTGCAGATGGACAAGCGCCGCCGTCAGGCCATCCACGCCGACTTCTACATGGTGACCTACGGCCAGCCGGTCGAGGTCAGCGTTCCCGTGCACACCAGCGGCAAGGCGCAGGGCGAGGTCCTGGGCGGGCTGGTGGACATCGTGGTGCATAACCTCGCGATCATCGCGCCCGGCCCGCGCCGCATCCCGCAGGAACTCACGGTGGACGTGAGCCGGCTCGGAATTGGCGACCACGTGACCGCCGCCCAGGTCCGGCTGCCCGAGGGCGTCAAGCTCGCCGCCGACCCCGACCAGATCGTGATCAGCGTGCTGCCGCCCCGCCTCAGCGAGGAGGAACTGGCCGCCGAGACCCAGGCCGCCCAGGTCGCGGGCATGGTCGCCAGCGGCGAGCTGTCGGAGGCCGCCGCCGAGGCCGTGCTGGAGGAGGGCGTCAGCATCGAGGAGGCGAAGGCCGAGGCCGCCGCCGAGAGCGCGGGCGGGGAGGAAGCCGCCGACGTGTCGGGCACGGCGGGCCGCGACCTCGACAAGGACAACCACGCCGCCGAGGAGCGCCGCAGCGAGGGCGGGCAGCAGTAAGCCGCCGAAGGTTGAGAGGGCCGGGATTCCCGAGAGGGGGTTCCGGCCTTCTTGTTGAGTGGGAGGCGGTTGGAGTATGACTGGGGTGAAGGCGAAGAGTTGCGCGGCGAGTGTTTCTTGGCTGCTATGCGCGCTCACCCCCTTCCCCCTCTGCACGCAACTCTACGAGTCAAGGGGGAGGAGCCAAAAGAGCACAAGCTCAAGCTGCTTGTTCTCCCTCCCCCCTTGTGGGAGAGGGGTGGCGAGCCACGCTCACCCAGGTCGTCCTGCAACCCATCCAAGAGAAGGGCGTTCACCCCGACTGGAAGTGAACGCCCCTCGCCTGTCCCGACCTACGCGCCCGGTGCCGGACTCGCGCCCTGCGGCGGGAGGGTGGGCCGGGGGGCGGGCACGTCCGCCTCCACCACGCGCTCGGCGGGCTTGGTGCCGCGTCCGCGCTCGAAGAG is a window from the Deinococcus sp. YIM 134068 genome containing:
- a CDS encoding 50S ribosomal protein L25/general stress protein Ctc; amino-acid sequence: MELRAVPRKSQEKLAAGLIPAVAYNKEHNVSFALDLKTFDRAFRQQGTTGIFDITIEGGETFPALVKTVQMDKRRRQAIHADFYMVTYGQPVEVSVPVHTSGKAQGEVLGGLVDIVVHNLAIIAPGPRRIPQELTVDVSRLGIGDHVTAAQVRLPEGVKLAADPDQIVISVLPPRLSEEELAAETQAAQVAGMVASGELSEAAAEAVLEEGVSIEEAKAEAAAESAGGEEAADVSGTAGRDLDKDNHAAEERRSEGGQQ